AGGTTGGCCGTGGCCCTGGTGTGCACCTGGGCCAGGGAGAAGCGCGTGACCAGGTCCAGGGCCGAGAAGTGCTTGACCACCTCCCCGGGCCCTAGGGTCACGGTGAGGGTGTCCAATTGCACCAGGTCCCCGGGCGCCCTGGCCTCGTATCCCCGGGGCTTCCTCTGGGCGTAGGGCCTCTGGGGTCTTGGCCTCCCCTTGCCCCGCCTCGCCCGGGCCAGGAAGGCGGCCACCCTTTCCACCCGCCCCCTGGCTTCCAGATGGGCGAGGATGCGGCCCACGGTGCGCTCGCTGACCTCAAAACCTCCCTTCCTCAAGCTCCACCAGATGGGCCAGCGGCCCCAGGTGGGGTTTTGTCTCCGCAAGTCCTCGGTGGCGATGAGGAGTTCGGAGGTCCAGTGCACCTTCCGCCGTAGGCGTTTGGGGCGTTTGGGTTTCGGAAGAAGGCCTTTAAGTCCTTCGTCCTTGAGCCTGCTCCGCCAGCGGTGATAGGTGGCCCGGCTGATCCCCACCAGGGCCTGGATCTCGGGCCAGCTCACCCCGTGCTTCCTGAACGCCTCCACCTGCTTGAGCTTGCGCAGCCGTTCCTGGACCAGGGGGTCGCCGGCCCCCGCCATCTCCAGCTCCTGGGCCTTCCTCGCTCCTCGCCAGATCGCTTTGCCAACCGTGGTAAGCTGCACTCGGGGGGCCTCCTTCCGGAGTCGGTCCCCCTCTTTTTATCCCAGCCCAGAGTCTCACATGTGTTTGTCCGGGTTCAGA
This portion of the Thermus thermamylovorans genome encodes:
- a CDS encoding helix-turn-helix domain-containing protein, which encodes MQLTTVGKAIWRGARKAQELEMAGAGDPLVQERLRKLKQVEAFRKHGVSWPEIQALVGISRATYHRWRSRLKDEGLKGLLPKPKRPKRLRRKVHWTSELLIATEDLRRQNPTWGRWPIWWSLRKGGFEVSERTVGRILAHLEARGRVERVAAFLARARRGKGRPRPQRPYAQRKPRGYEARAPGDLVQLDTLTVTLGPGEVVKHFSALDLVTRFSLAQVHTRATANLAAGFLSALVTKAPFPIRAVQVDGGSEFMAEFEEACRSLGIRLFVLPPRSPKLNGHVER